A part of Dehalogenimonas sp. W genomic DNA contains:
- a CDS encoding 2-hydroxyacyl-CoA dehydratase, producing the protein MRLIGITTTVPVEVILAAGAVPVDLNNLFISAAEPQKLIALAENDGFPLNTCAWIKGIYGAVLEKGIREVICVTGGDCSNTVMLMEVLRQRGIKGIPFNYPSEPDPAAMAAAIQKLAADLGTTMTGAEEQRRRLLPLRSLSAKADRLTWQDNVLSGQENHVWLVSTSDFNGDPDRFTRDLQSLVDEAGTRPPYPDDELRLGIIGVPPVFAAGLYDFLERQGGRAVFNEVQRQFSMPYPAADLAEQYTLYTYPYATEMRLTDIKKAITERRLDGIIHYVQSFCHRAIGDILMRHEIDLPILTIEGNTDLGISQHLKTRLEAFLDMLRFKKQI; encoded by the coding sequence ATGAGACTGATTGGCATTACAACTACCGTACCGGTGGAAGTAATCCTGGCAGCCGGGGCGGTGCCGGTTGACCTCAATAACCTGTTCATCAGCGCAGCGGAGCCCCAAAAGCTAATCGCCCTGGCTGAAAACGACGGCTTTCCACTTAATACCTGCGCCTGGATTAAGGGTATATACGGGGCGGTACTGGAAAAAGGCATCCGCGAGGTTATTTGCGTCACCGGCGGAGACTGTTCCAATACCGTGATGCTCATGGAAGTATTGCGGCAGCGCGGCATCAAAGGCATCCCCTTCAATTACCCAAGCGAACCGGATCCGGCGGCCATGGCCGCTGCAATACAAAAACTGGCCGCTGATCTCGGTACGACAATGACCGGTGCCGAGGAACAACGCAGACGGTTATTGCCGCTGCGGTCATTATCGGCCAAGGCGGACCGGTTGACCTGGCAAGATAATGTCCTGTCCGGTCAGGAAAACCATGTCTGGCTGGTCTCAACGTCTGATTTCAACGGCGATCCGGACCGGTTTACCCGGGACCTGCAAAGTTTGGTTGACGAGGCCGGAACGCGACCACCGTATCCGGATGATGAGCTTCGGCTGGGTATCATCGGCGTACCGCCGGTATTTGCCGCCGGTCTGTATGACTTCCTGGAACGCCAGGGTGGTCGGGCGGTATTTAACGAAGTGCAGCGTCAGTTTTCCATGCCCTATCCGGCCGCCGACCTAGCTGAGCAGTACACGCTATACACCTATCCGTATGCCACGGAAATGCGGCTGACCGACATTAAAAAGGCGATTACTGAACGCCGGTTGGACGGCATAATTCATTATGTCCAGTCCTTTTGCCACCGAGCTATAGGTGATATACTGATGCGGCACGAAATAGACCTCCCCATACTCACTATTGAGGGTAACACCGACCTTGGTATCAGCCAACACCTGAAAACCCGTCTGGAAGCATTTCTGGACATGTTAAGATTCAAAAAACAAATTTAA
- the gap gene encoding type I glyceraldehyde-3-phosphate dehydrogenase, translating to MVTRIGINGFGRIGRLALRSMRKYHPSELEVVAINDLADTAANAHLLKYDTSYGPFDGTVTAGQNDIIVDGSTIRAFSEKDPAKIPWRNYDVDIVIESTGRFSDRDKAAGHLEGGAKSVIISTTSGSADITVVMGVNHQDYDPHRHQIISNASCTTNCVTPLVKVIFDKFGIEKALINTVHAYTNDQSLLDIYHKDLRRARAAALNIIPTTTGAAKAVAQVIPELKGLIHGISLRVPVGSVSIADVTAIVGRDVSAEDINQALQSAAEGQLKDILAYCDEPLVSSDFKGNPASCIIDAASTMVMSGNMVKILGWYDNEWGYATRLGDLAAYMGAKSG from the coding sequence ATGGTTACGAGAATCGGCATCAACGGTTTTGGACGTATCGGCAGACTTGCGTTGCGTTCCATGCGGAAATATCACCCGAGTGAATTGGAAGTTGTGGCCATCAACGACCTCGCCGATACCGCCGCCAACGCTCATTTATTGAAATATGACACCTCTTACGGCCCTTTTGATGGGACGGTAACTGCGGGGCAGAACGATATAATTGTTGACGGCAGCACTATCCGAGCCTTTTCCGAAAAAGACCCGGCCAAAATCCCCTGGCGGAATTACGACGTTGATATCGTCATTGAATCCACCGGCCGATTTTCCGACCGTGACAAGGCCGCCGGGCACCTGGAAGGCGGCGCGAAGAGTGTCATCATCTCCACGACCTCAGGCTCGGCCGATATTACGGTAGTCATGGGCGTCAATCATCAGGATTATGACCCCCACCGCCATCAGATTATTTCCAACGCTTCCTGCACCACCAATTGCGTCACACCGCTGGTGAAAGTTATCTTTGATAAATTCGGCATTGAAAAGGCTTTGATTAACACCGTCCATGCCTATACCAACGACCAGAGCCTGCTGGATATTTACCACAAGGATTTGCGCCGGGCCCGGGCCGCCGCGCTGAACATCATCCCCACCACTACCGGTGCGGCTAAGGCCGTGGCTCAGGTGATACCGGAACTGAAAGGTTTAATCCACGGTATTTCGTTACGGGTTCCGGTGGGTAGTGTTTCTATCGCCGATGTCACCGCCATCGTCGGCCGGGATGTGAGCGCCGAGGATATCAATCAGGCTCTCCAATCCGCCGCTGAAGGGCAGCTCAAAGATATTTTAGCCTACTGTGACGAACCACTGGTCAGCTCAGACTTCAAGGGTAATCCGGCCAGTTGCATCATTGACGCCGCTTCAACGATGGTCATGAGCGGCAACATGGTCAAAATCCTGGGCTGGTACGATAACGAATGGGGTTATGCCACTCGTTTGGGTGATCTGGCCGCCTACATGGGTGCTAAATCCGGATGA
- a CDS encoding tubulin/FtsZ family protein, whose translation MKLIVVGLGQAGSRIADEFARINKRAKSQRNIEICPGIFAVNTDAADLTGLTTIEPDYQHRILIGGRKTGGHGVGKINELGAEVARADADKVIDALRSARHFYEADAFLLAASSAGGTGSGSIPIIAQRIKERYPEKPLYTLLALPFEHERETEERASYNSAVCLKSVYGISDCVFLIDNQRYVMKDSSLGNNISRINEMIVEPFYDLLCAGEEKNPRFIGAKTLDAGDIIQTLSGWSVYGWGHADLNKSFNPFERSNDFRKKTSETHKGIQAMDEAISEMSLRVNPKDAGRAIYLVTAPAKEMNMDMMRELNEWMRELCPNAIIRNGDYPRGTSRISVNVILSELSDVEKVRNFYSDSIDLIPVIKQRQVELRNKLDDIDDMSKDIPSLLEE comes from the coding sequence ATGAAGCTAATAGTTGTCGGGTTAGGCCAGGCCGGAAGCCGGATTGCCGATGAATTTGCCCGGATCAATAAACGCGCCAAAAGCCAGCGGAATATTGAGATTTGCCCGGGTATTTTCGCCGTTAACACTGATGCGGCGGATCTCACCGGTTTAACCACCATTGAACCTGATTATCAACACCGGATACTGATCGGCGGCCGCAAGACCGGCGGCCACGGCGTTGGTAAAATCAACGAACTGGGTGCTGAAGTAGCCCGGGCGGATGCCGATAAGGTCATTGACGCCTTGCGCAGCGCACGGCACTTTTATGAAGCCGACGCCTTCCTGCTGGCGGCCAGCTCCGCCGGCGGTACCGGATCCGGCTCCATCCCCATTATTGCTCAGCGTATCAAGGAACGGTATCCTGAAAAGCCACTCTATACCTTGCTGGCTTTACCCTTTGAACATGAACGCGAAACTGAAGAGCGCGCTTCCTACAATTCTGCAGTATGTCTGAAATCCGTATATGGCATTTCCGATTGCGTTTTTCTGATTGATAATCAACGTTATGTGATGAAAGACTCATCGCTGGGCAACAACATTTCCCGCATCAACGAAATGATTGTGGAACCGTTCTACGACCTGCTGTGTGCCGGCGAGGAAAAGAATCCGCGGTTTATCGGCGCGAAAACGCTGGATGCCGGAGATATTATCCAGACCCTGTCCGGTTGGTCGGTCTACGGCTGGGGACATGCCGACCTGAATAAATCCTTTAACCCGTTTGAGCGCAGCAACGATTTCCGCAAGAAAACTTCAGAGACTCACAAGGGTATCCAGGCCATGGATGAAGCGATCAGTGAGATGTCACTGCGCGTCAATCCCAAGGATGCCGGACGGGCTATCTACCTGGTAACCGCTCCCGCTAAAGAGATGAATATGGACATGATGCGGGAACTCAATGAATGGATGAGAGAATTATGTCCTAATGCCATCATCCGCAACGGTGATTACCCGCGAGGCACCAGCCGCATTTCGGTCAATGTCATTCTGTCCGAATTGTCAGATGTTGAAAAGGTGCGCAATTTCTACTCAGACTCTATTGATCTCATCCCGGTAATCAAGCAGCGGCAGGTAGAACTGCGCAACAAGCTTGATGACATTGATGATATGAGTAAAGACATTCCTTCATTACTTGAAGAATAA
- a CDS encoding HAMP domain-containing sensor histidine kinase yields MLTLTVSSAAGLFPLNLSAEDSPAAIAAATIPPAQDQPQGIVEFIDGVDLQIPPNWWVNMIAAAGGVLIAYGVYFLRLRAVARQRKILEDEVAERTAALKILNQELDREIQRRAEFNRALVHELKTPLTAILASAELFVEELKGDPHLGLAKNIYQAARNLDRRTDELLDVSRGEIGILAVNPKTERIQPLLLQTVDTLKPAAARKHHSLSIDIVGDLPAVAIDEERLRQVLYNYLANAIKYTPEGGNIQLKAYRVYDELRVEVTDDGPGISKEDQQLLFEPYYQVPRNGGERLGGLGLGLSLSKMIVGLHGGRVWVESKPDEGSTFGFAIPVALYKGENTT; encoded by the coding sequence TTGCTTACTCTCACCGTATCATCTGCAGCGGGATTATTTCCCCTAAACCTGTCGGCCGAAGATTCGCCAGCAGCCATCGCGGCTGCAACAATCCCACCAGCTCAAGACCAGCCACAAGGCATCGTTGAATTTATTGACGGCGTTGACCTTCAAATCCCTCCTAACTGGTGGGTGAACATGATAGCCGCCGCCGGCGGCGTCCTGATAGCTTACGGTGTTTATTTTCTCAGGTTAAGAGCCGTCGCGCGGCAACGTAAGATTCTGGAAGATGAGGTGGCCGAAAGAACGGCGGCGTTAAAAATTCTGAATCAGGAACTGGACCGGGAAATCCAGCGCCGGGCGGAATTCAACCGGGCTTTGGTGCATGAACTGAAAACGCCCCTGACGGCCATACTAGCCTCGGCTGAACTGTTTGTTGAAGAATTAAAAGGTGATCCGCACCTGGGGTTGGCTAAAAACATCTATCAGGCGGCCAGGAACCTGGATCGGCGCACTGATGAACTGCTGGACGTCAGCCGCGGGGAAATTGGCATTCTGGCAGTCAATCCTAAAACGGAGCGGATACAGCCGTTGTTACTGCAAACCGTAGATACCTTGAAACCGGCCGCTGCGCGCAAGCACCATTCACTCTCCATAGACATTGTCGGGGATTTGCCCGCTGTCGCCATTGATGAGGAACGACTGCGCCAGGTGTTATATAATTATCTGGCGAACGCCATCAAATACACCCCTGAAGGTGGTAATATCCAGCTTAAGGCCTATCGGGTATATGATGAACTCAGGGTGGAAGTGACAGACGACGGCCCAGGGATTTCCAAAGAAGACCAGCAACTGTTGTTTGAACCTTATTACCAGGTACCCCGCAATGGCGGGGAGCGGCTGGGAGGCCTCGGTTTGGGCTTGTCGTTGTCCAAGATGATCGTGGGATTGCACGGCGGTCGGGTGTGGGTGGAAAGCAAACCCGATGAAGGTTCCACCTTCGGCTTTGCCATTCCGGTTGCGTTGTACAAAGGAGAGAATACAACATGA
- a CDS encoding response regulator transcription factor, which yields MRALMIEDDPQIVDSVGWAFRMRWPDMEFLSTDSGNQGVTMAREQRPDIIILDLGLPDISGFDALKGIRKFSDTPIIVLTARKEEFDIVKGLEAGADDYLVKPFRQMELLSRIKALLRRTSTHSPESALSAGNIRLSPATGILHIGEREISLTRTEEIIMSKLMQHQGDVVTYATLAEALWNDYYPDCVAALRVYIRQLRQKTEEDINNPKIILNKHGVGYILFTPGSRSATASG from the coding sequence ATGAGAGCATTGATGATTGAGGATGATCCCCAGATCGTTGATTCTGTAGGCTGGGCTTTTCGTATGCGGTGGCCTGATATGGAATTCCTGTCCACAGACTCCGGTAATCAGGGCGTCACCATGGCCCGGGAACAACGCCCTGACATCATCATTCTGGACCTGGGATTGCCGGATATCAGTGGATTTGATGCCCTGAAGGGTATCAGGAAATTCTCGGATACACCTATTATCGTGCTAACCGCCCGAAAGGAAGAGTTTGACATCGTCAAAGGTTTGGAGGCCGGGGCCGATGATTATCTGGTCAAGCCTTTCCGTCAGATGGAGCTTCTATCCCGCATCAAGGCCCTGTTACGGCGAACTTCAACCCACAGCCCGGAGTCAGCTTTATCTGCCGGTAATATAAGATTGTCCCCGGCAACCGGCATTCTCCACATTGGTGAGCGGGAGATTTCGCTGACCCGCACTGAGGAAATCATCATGAGTAAATTAATGCAGCACCAGGGTGATGTCGTGACCTATGCCACGCTGGCGGAAGCACTGTGGAACGATTATTACCCTGATTGTGTCGCTGCCTTGAGGGTTTATATTCGTCAACTGCGGCAAAAGACAGAAGAGGATATCAACAATCCTAAAATCATCTTAAACAAACATGGCGTGGGGTATATTTTGTTCACGCCGGGTTCCAGGTCCGCGACGGCTTCCGGATAA
- a CDS encoding site-2 protease family protein: protein MKASLVLGRLFGIEIGIHISWLFIFVFLTWSLAVGYFPQDGVLAGQTALVYWILGAISSLSLFLAVLAHELGHSIVAQRNGIPVKNITLFIFGGASNISREAASPGAEFRMAVAGPLVSFGLSAVFFTAFFSLGQATNALSAVLIYLAQVNLILGVFNMLPGFPLDGGRVFRAAVWKLTRDETKATRIAAGAGQAIAYMFIFGGIALAFIVGISGLWLALIGWFLASAASASYQKSVVSESLSGTSVGTVMNAAIITAGPDLSVEQAMALMLRHSQRALPVIGDGYFLGMLTLSDLKHLDRKRWDSEKISSIITPAASLRTLKRGDDLTLVMEIMHETGYNQLPVLDNGAFLGLVSRADLLNYLNIKLELKP, encoded by the coding sequence GTGAAAGCTTCTCTGGTTCTGGGGCGGTTATTCGGCATTGAAATCGGGATTCATATATCCTGGTTGTTCATATTTGTGTTTCTCACCTGGTCGCTGGCGGTAGGCTATTTCCCGCAAGATGGTGTTCTGGCCGGTCAGACGGCGCTTGTATACTGGATATTGGGTGCCATCTCCAGTTTGAGTTTGTTTTTGGCCGTTTTGGCCCATGAACTTGGTCATTCCATTGTTGCTCAACGCAATGGAATTCCGGTTAAAAATATCACTCTATTCATTTTCGGCGGTGCTTCCAACATTTCCAGAGAGGCGGCATCTCCCGGCGCTGAATTCCGCATGGCCGTGGCCGGCCCGCTGGTTAGTTTCGGCCTTTCAGCCGTCTTTTTCACGGCGTTCTTCAGCCTTGGACAGGCAACCAACGCTCTTTCAGCGGTGTTGATTTATCTCGCCCAGGTCAATTTGATTTTGGGTGTATTCAATATGTTGCCGGGTTTTCCTCTCGACGGCGGTCGGGTTTTTCGCGCGGCCGTCTGGAAACTTACCAGGGACGAAACGAAAGCCACTCGTATTGCAGCAGGTGCCGGTCAGGCTATAGCCTACATGTTCATTTTCGGTGGTATTGCATTGGCCTTTATCGTTGGCATCAGTGGTCTGTGGCTGGCCCTTATCGGCTGGTTTCTGGCCTCAGCTGCTTCAGCCAGCTATCAAAAGTCGGTGGTCTCGGAGTCTCTTTCCGGCACAAGCGTAGGGACGGTCATGAACGCCGCCATTATTACTGCGGGCCCGGATTTAAGTGTTGAACAGGCCATGGCGCTGATGCTGCGCCACAGTCAACGTGCCTTGCCGGTTATCGGCGACGGGTACTTTTTGGGGATGCTGACACTGAGCGATTTGAAACACCTTGACCGGAAGCGATGGGACAGCGAGAAAATTTCCAGCATCATCACGCCCGCCGCCTCTTTAAGAACCTTGAAAAGGGGAGATGACTTGACGTTGGTAATGGAGATTATGCATGAAACGGGATACAATCAACTCCCTGTCTTGGATAACGGAGCGTTTTTGGGTTTGGTCTCGCGCGCTGACCTGCTGAACTATCTTAATATCAAGTTGGAATTGAAACCTTAA
- a CDS encoding GreA/GreB family elongation factor: protein MSSGINTNPANLGEAAATYLTALSNAKREAVSQSVMNFVRWYGVSHKPDSLSPHRLAEYADGQPASPDGAERVKAVREFLNSISKAGIIDKGLSSHLKGKRVKSKTLAKATAKKQNQSTGLELTPEQKAQMEAELAVLKEKRVNILEEIKRAAADKDLKENAPYHAAREEKAKLDGKVSELEMLLKHAVVSVAGAHKKRSSRVELGRSVVVKNLSCGTVSTYKLVIPREVNVRKGCVSPVSPIGRAVMGCSVGDTIEVVAPACVIKYCIEAIE from the coding sequence ATGAGTTCTGGTATCAATACTAACCCGGCCAATCTGGGTGAAGCAGCCGCCACCTATCTGACGGCGTTGTCCAATGCCAAGCGTGAGGCGGTGTCTCAGTCCGTAATGAATTTTGTCAGATGGTACGGTGTCAGTCATAAACCTGACAGTTTGTCACCCCATCGTCTGGCGGAGTATGCAGATGGACAACCGGCAAGCCCTGATGGTGCCGAAAGAGTCAAAGCAGTCCGGGAGTTTCTGAATTCAATCTCAAAAGCCGGGATAATTGACAAAGGTCTTTCTTCCCATCTTAAGGGCAAACGCGTAAAATCCAAGACTCTGGCTAAGGCAACGGCGAAAAAGCAAAATCAGTCTACCGGTTTGGAGCTGACACCGGAGCAAAAAGCCCAGATGGAAGCGGAGTTAGCAGTTTTAAAAGAAAAACGGGTGAATATTTTAGAAGAAATTAAGCGTGCTGCTGCCGACAAAGACCTGAAAGAAAACGCCCCATACCATGCCGCCCGCGAAGAAAAGGCCAAGCTGGACGGTAAAGTGAGCGAGCTGGAGATGCTGCTGAAGCACGCCGTTGTTTCGGTGGCCGGCGCACATAAAAAGAGAAGCTCCAGAGTGGAGCTCGGCCGTAGCGTAGTGGTTAAAAACTTGTCGTGTGGCACGGTAAGCACTTATAAACTCGTTATTCCCCGGGAAGTGAATGTCAGAAAAGGCTGTGTCTCTCCCGTCTCACCTATCGGTCGCGCCGTAATGGGCTGTTCGGTGGGGGATACCATAGAGGTAGTCGCACCTGCTTGTGTTATTAAATACTGCATCGAGGCCATTGAATAG
- a CDS encoding site-2 protease family protein — MDSGINIGRVFNIQFRVHYSWVFIFALITVFLVWQVFPYAVPGETRSTHWIMSIVTSLLFFLSILVHETAHSLIGRANGIPVRSITLYLFGGAAQMDREPASPGAEIKMAIAGPLASFLLAALFWIVYDFYISQVLAIAAVALWLAQINLIVAVFNLLPGFPLDGGRVLRGIWWHVRDDYPGATRGAILFGRIVGVLVGVSGLYFVIVHRDWLAGIWLVLLGWYLESTARTSLKQFELQIWLKKHTVADVIRRDCPRISRDTSLKYLHDKYPDRHCFVIPEIGEITGIVWFEAKDATLPETTVADLVIPLDQTIAVETGDNLLEVVQRMNETGSDIAVAGGQSDPVGFVFLDDLVNLVNRHADNQGAGDAT, encoded by the coding sequence TTGGATAGCGGTATCAACATTGGCAGGGTGTTTAACATCCAGTTCCGGGTGCATTATTCCTGGGTTTTTATATTCGCACTGATTACCGTGTTTCTGGTCTGGCAGGTGTTCCCCTATGCTGTTCCCGGTGAGACGCGGTCAACACACTGGATAATGAGCATTGTCACCTCACTACTTTTTTTCCTTTCAATTCTGGTTCACGAAACTGCCCACAGCCTGATTGGGCGCGCCAACGGCATCCCCGTCAGGTCAATCACCCTCTATTTGTTTGGTGGCGCTGCCCAGATGGATCGCGAACCGGCGTCGCCTGGAGCCGAAATAAAGATGGCTATTGCCGGACCGTTGGCCAGTTTTCTCCTTGCCGCACTGTTCTGGATAGTCTATGATTTTTATATTTCTCAGGTACTGGCAATCGCGGCCGTTGCGTTATGGCTGGCCCAGATTAACTTAATCGTCGCCGTGTTTAACTTACTGCCGGGTTTTCCCCTTGACGGCGGCCGGGTGCTCAGAGGTATCTGGTGGCATGTCCGCGACGATTACCCGGGGGCTACCCGGGGCGCAATACTATTTGGACGAATTGTCGGCGTTCTGGTCGGTGTTTCAGGACTTTACTTTGTTATTGTCCATCGTGATTGGCTGGCCGGGATATGGCTGGTTTTATTGGGCTGGTACCTGGAAAGCACGGCTCGGACCAGCTTGAAACAGTTTGAACTCCAAATATGGCTGAAAAAACATACCGTAGCCGACGTAATCAGAAGAGACTGTCCCAGAATATCCAGGGATACCAGTTTAAAATATCTGCATGATAAATACCCTGATAGGCATTGTTTTGTGATTCCGGAAATTGGGGAAATCACCGGCATAGTGTGGTTTGAAGCAAAAGATGCTACGTTGCCTGAAACCACGGTTGCGGATTTGGTGATACCACTGGATCAGACCATTGCCGTAGAAACCGGGGATAACCTGCTGGAGGTAGTGCAAAGAATGAATGAAACCGGTAGCGACATCGCGGTGGCAGGTGGTCAATCGGATCCGGTTGGCTTTGTGTTTTTAGATGACCTGGTGAATCTGGTGAACCGTCACGCTGATAATCAAGGCGCTGGCGACGCCACTTAA
- the thiC gene encoding phosphomethylpyrimidine synthase ThiC yields the protein MTTQIQKAAQGIITDQVKIVAETENLPVDQIASGLIDGTIVIPANINHLNLKACGIGRGLRTKVNANIGTSSDLVDIDLEMAKLDIAQTVGADAVMDLSTGGDLPAIRSRILEKCTVALGTVPIYEAGVMARQSKGSIVEMTADDLFGVIDRHAREGVDFITVHCGVTRSVVDTMKKQGRVVDIVSRGGALLAGWMVYHDRENPLYEQYDRLLDICREYDVTLSLGDGLRPGCLADATDRAQIEELLVLGELVDRARQAEVQVMVEGPGHVPINRIQTNIELQKSVCRGAPFYVLGPLVTDIAPGYDHITAAIGGAMAAMYGADFLCYVTPAEHLSLPDLDDVKNGVIASRIAGHAADIAKGVVGAADWDQKMAEARKRLDWEEQARLSIDPELSIQRHALHKTAGDACAMCGEFCAMEMAERYLGIKTARC from the coding sequence ATGACAACGCAGATACAAAAAGCCGCTCAGGGTATTATTACTGACCAAGTCAAAATAGTCGCTGAAACAGAAAACCTGCCCGTTGACCAGATAGCCTCAGGTTTGATTGATGGGACGATTGTTATTCCCGCCAATATCAACCATCTGAATTTGAAAGCGTGCGGGATTGGCCGGGGACTGCGTACCAAGGTGAACGCCAATATCGGCACTTCTTCGGATCTGGTTGATATTGATTTGGAAATGGCCAAGCTTGATATCGCCCAAACGGTCGGAGCCGACGCGGTTATGGATTTATCCACCGGTGGTGACTTGCCGGCCATCAGAAGCCGGATTCTTGAGAAATGTACCGTGGCTCTTGGTACCGTGCCGATTTATGAAGCCGGGGTGATGGCCAGGCAGTCTAAAGGTTCCATTGTGGAGATGACCGCGGATGATCTGTTCGGTGTAATTGACCGGCATGCCCGGGAAGGTGTTGATTTCATCACCGTACACTGCGGTGTTACCCGCAGCGTCGTGGATACCATGAAGAAGCAGGGCCGGGTGGTAGATATTGTTTCCCGGGGCGGAGCGTTGCTGGCCGGCTGGATGGTTTACCATGACCGGGAGAATCCCTTGTATGAGCAGTACGACCGGTTGTTGGATATTTGCCGGGAGTATGATGTTACCTTAAGTCTGGGTGACGGACTCAGGCCGGGTTGCCTGGCTGACGCCACTGACCGGGCTCAAATTGAGGAATTGCTCGTGCTGGGTGAACTGGTTGACCGCGCCAGACAGGCTGAGGTTCAGGTGATGGTGGAAGGCCCGGGACACGTACCTATTAATCGGATTCAGACAAATATTGAATTGCAAAAATCGGTGTGTCGGGGAGCCCCATTCTATGTGCTCGGACCTCTGGTTACCGATATTGCACCGGGTTATGATCATATCACTGCCGCCATCGGCGGAGCCATGGCCGCCATGTACGGTGCCGATTTCTTGTGCTATGTCACTCCGGCGGAGCATTTGTCACTGCCGGATCTTGATGATGTGAAAAATGGCGTTATTGCCTCCAGAATTGCCGGTCACGCGGCTGATATCGCCAAGGGTGTGGTTGGGGCCGCTGATTGGGATCAAAAAATGGCTGAAGCCCGCAAGCGACTGGACTGGGAAGAGCAGGCACGGCTTTCCATTGATCCCGAACTTTCAATACAGCGCCATGCCCTTCACAAAACCGCAGGCGATGCCTGCGCTATGTGTGGCGAGTTTTGCGCCATGGAAATGGCCGAAAGATATCTGGGTATTAAAACCGCCAGATGTTAA